From a region of the Vagococcus coleopterorum genome:
- the ahpC gene encoding alkyl hydroperoxide reductase subunit C, translated as MSNLINTKLFDFEADAYRQGEFVKVKTEDILGKWSIFFFYPADFSFVCPTELGDLQDHYAELQKAGCEVYSVSTDSHFVHKAWADATDTIGKIEYTMLADSNGQISRFFEVLDEEAGQAFRGSFVVNPRGEIKAYEIHDMGIGRNAEELVRKVEAAMFVEQHGDQVCPANWKPGADTIAPSLDLVGKI; from the coding sequence ATGAGTAACTTAATTAATACTAAATTATTTGATTTTGAAGCAGATGCATACCGTCAAGGGGAATTCGTAAAGGTTAAAACAGAAGATATTTTAGGTAAATGGAGTATTTTCTTCTTCTATCCAGCGGACTTTTCATTTGTTTGTCCAACTGAATTAGGTGATTTACAAGATCACTATGCTGAATTACAAAAAGCTGGTTGTGAAGTTTATTCAGTTTCAACTGATAGCCACTTCGTTCACAAAGCTTGGGCAGATGCCACTGATACAATTGGTAAAATCGAATACACAATGTTAGCTGACTCAAATGGTCAAATCTCTCGTTTCTTTGAAGTATTAGATGAAGAAGCAGGTCAAGCATTCCGTGGTTCATTCGTAGTAAACCCACGTGGTGAAATCAAAGCTTACGAAATTCACGATATGGGAATTGGTCGTAATGCTGAAGAATTAGTTCGTAAAGTAGAAGCGGCTATGTTCGTTGAACAACATGGCGATCAAGTTTGTCCAGCAAACTGGAAACCAGGTGCTGATACAATTGCACCAAGCTTAGACTTAGTAGGTAAAATCTAA
- a CDS encoding pyruvate, water dikinase regulatory protein, with protein MAKPITIYIISDSVGETIQKNINAVLAQFNSVTERQVRRFPFVTSEKELANILKDALSEEAIVATTLVSQKLNKQLADFSKETGLQYVDYMSPLTKLISEQIQQEPTENPGAIYQMNERYFKQAEAVEFAVRYDDGKNPKGFSEADLIILGVSRTSKTPLSMYLANKSYKVANLPLIPEVSLPVELTVVPEQKVIGLIGSAEYIEKIRRSRLRSLGLSENVSYVNAERIQEEIDYAKEVYKKLDALVVNIDHKAVEEIASEIEERLD; from the coding sequence ATGGCAAAACCAATTACGATTTATATTATTTCCGATTCAGTCGGAGAAACAATTCAAAAAAATATTAATGCTGTCTTAGCACAATTTAATTCTGTAACAGAGCGCCAAGTTCGCCGTTTTCCATTTGTCACAAGTGAAAAAGAACTAGCTAATATTTTGAAGGATGCCCTGTCGGAAGAAGCGATTGTTGCGACAACATTAGTTAGTCAAAAATTAAATAAACAGTTGGCGGATTTCTCAAAAGAAACAGGCTTACAATACGTTGACTATATGAGTCCATTAACTAAGCTCATTTCAGAGCAAATCCAACAGGAACCAACTGAAAATCCTGGTGCTATTTATCAAATGAATGAACGTTATTTCAAACAAGCAGAAGCAGTAGAGTTTGCGGTGCGTTATGATGACGGTAAGAATCCCAAAGGGTTTAGTGAAGCAGATTTAATTATATTAGGAGTATCGCGTACATCTAAAACACCGTTAAGTATGTATTTAGCTAACAAATCATACAAGGTGGCGAACCTACCGTTAATACCAGAAGTGTCATTACCAGTTGAGTTAACAGTAGTACCTGAACAAAAAGTAATTGGTTTGATAGGTTCTGCAGAATATATTGAAAAAATTCGCCGTTCGCGATTACGTTCGCTAGGTTTAAGTGAAAATGTCAGTTATGTTAACGCTGAACGAATTCAAGAAGAAATTGATTATGCGAAAGAGGTTTATAAAAAATTAGATGCTTTAGTTGTCAATATTGATCACAAAGCTGTTGAAGAAATTGCTTCAGAAATTGAAGAGCGATTGGATTAA
- a CDS encoding FAD-dependent oxidoreductase gives MTEHIYDLAIIGGGSAALSAGIYAGRSMMDTVIIEKDKIGGQATTTSSIVNYPGIRNGQGPEMMNEMRLQAEEFGTEFKTDEIVSAELNADVKVLTGKNGQTYQARAVMIATGASPNKIGFPGEQEFTGRGIGYCSTCDGEFFTGLDIFVLGGGFAAAEEAVFLTRFAKKVHMIIREPDFTCAEMTANLAKNHPNIDITYNTEVKEISGDGLLSKAIFVNNQTGEETIFEADPEDGSFGMFVFAGNKPNTAVFKDQVEMDPRGFIPTTESMETNLPGVYAIGDLRVKELRQIVTAVADGAIAATKSEGFVNAQKERLGVEITHKEMPVSKPVEEKKETAAAVSDVPAGKWFPAEMKAQLQGIFAKLTKQVTIKNILDASLPKTMELSSFLAEFAELSDKIVVENSSRGDNPELESTINLERLPLAALFNEADEYTGIKFSGIPSGHELNSLVLAVYNVGSDGQPIEAAQKEAIEKLPKAKIQICVSLSCHYCPDVVAACQRIASLNPGIEAEMIDTALFPELKKEKKIMSVPAMIINDEEVIFGAKSMDEIISELAK, from the coding sequence ATGACGGAACATATATATGATTTAGCGATTATTGGTGGCGGATCAGCAGCGTTATCAGCAGGGATCTACGCTGGGCGCTCAATGATGGACACAGTAATTATTGAAAAAGATAAAATTGGTGGTCAAGCGACAACGACTTCAAGTATTGTTAATTATCCTGGTATCAGAAATGGTCAAGGACCTGAAATGATGAATGAAATGCGTCTGCAAGCAGAAGAATTTGGAACAGAATTCAAAACTGATGAAATTGTCTCTGCTGAATTAAATGCGGATGTCAAAGTATTGACTGGTAAAAATGGTCAGACTTATCAAGCTCGCGCCGTGATGATTGCTACAGGTGCGTCACCAAATAAAATTGGTTTCCCTGGGGAACAAGAATTTACAGGTCGCGGGATTGGATATTGTTCAACCTGTGATGGTGAATTTTTTACAGGTTTAGATATCTTTGTATTAGGCGGCGGATTTGCAGCAGCAGAAGAAGCGGTATTCTTAACGCGCTTCGCTAAAAAAGTCCACATGATTATCAGAGAACCTGATTTCACATGTGCTGAAATGACAGCAAACCTAGCTAAGAATCACCCTAACATTGATATTACCTATAATACAGAAGTTAAAGAAATCAGTGGAGATGGCTTACTATCTAAAGCTATTTTTGTTAATAATCAAACAGGGGAAGAAACAATTTTTGAAGCAGACCCAGAAGATGGTTCATTCGGAATGTTTGTCTTTGCAGGAAATAAACCTAATACAGCCGTTTTCAAAGATCAAGTAGAAATGGATCCTCGTGGTTTTATTCCAACGACTGAGTCGATGGAAACAAACTTACCAGGTGTCTATGCGATTGGCGATTTACGAGTTAAAGAGTTGCGTCAAATCGTCACAGCCGTTGCAGATGGTGCTATTGCTGCAACCAAATCAGAAGGTTTTGTTAATGCTCAAAAAGAACGATTAGGTGTTGAAATTACGCATAAAGAAATGCCAGTTTCAAAACCAGTTGAAGAGAAGAAAGAAACGGCAGCAGCTGTTTCAGATGTTCCAGCAGGTAAATGGTTCCCAGCGGAGATGAAAGCTCAGTTGCAAGGAATCTTTGCTAAGTTGACAAAACAAGTCACAATTAAAAATATTTTAGATGCAAGCTTACCTAAGACAATGGAACTATCTAGTTTCTTAGCAGAGTTTGCTGAGCTAAGTGATAAGATAGTGGTTGAAAATAGTTCACGTGGTGATAACCCTGAATTAGAATCAACTATTAATTTAGAGCGTCTACCATTAGCAGCGCTATTTAATGAAGCAGATGAATATACTGGTATTAAATTTAGCGGCATTCCAAGTGGACATGAGCTGAACTCATTAGTTTTAGCTGTCTATAATGTAGGTAGTGACGGTCAGCCTATCGAAGCGGCACAAAAAGAAGCGATTGAAAAATTACCAAAAGCTAAAATTCAAATTTGTGTGTCGCTATCATGTCATTACTGTCCAGATGTTGTGGCGGCATGTCAACGTATTGCCTCGCTAAATCCGGGAATTGAAGCAGAAATGATTGATACGGCTCTATTCCCAGAATTAAAAAAAGAGAAAAAAATTATGAGTGTTCCAGCTATGATTATCAATGATGAAGAAGTTATCTTCGGAGCGAAATCAATGGATGAAATCATTTCAGAACTAGCTAAATAA
- a CDS encoding winged helix-turn-helix transcriptional regulator codes for MNLLIIDPKEVYFETLKQLLINTEINTSLLHSLDQIHEYTADLILIHDSALPANQLTLTNTFPIPYIVVSSDNSDDSISRFLVEGAADFLALPIKPKESVARINAILNRIKKHNTSRLLTFDDEYLKINLDTHEVHVKDSPIKLTSTEFQILETLATNPQRIFSRVNLMEGIRGLEFSGSDRAIASHVKNLRIKIEEDSKNPRYIMTVHGSGYRFGIK; via the coding sequence ATGAATTTACTTATAATTGACCCAAAAGAAGTCTATTTTGAAACTCTTAAACAGCTCTTGATAAACACAGAAATTAACACTTCATTACTTCATAGCTTAGATCAGATTCATGAATATACGGCTGATTTAATACTTATTCACGATAGTGCTCTTCCCGCTAATCAGTTAACACTAACTAACACATTCCCCATCCCTTATATCGTAGTCAGCTCTGATAATTCAGATGATTCCATTAGCAGGTTTTTGGTTGAGGGGGCAGCTGATTTTTTAGCCTTACCAATCAAACCGAAGGAATCTGTCGCTAGAATTAACGCGATTCTTAATCGAATTAAAAAACACAATACCAGTCGCTTGCTAACATTTGATGATGAATATCTCAAGATTAATCTTGATACCCACGAGGTGCACGTCAAAGATTCCCCTATTAAACTAACTTCTACAGAATTCCAAATTTTAGAAACGTTGGCAACTAATCCTCAACGTATTTTTTCTCGAGTTAATTTAATGGAAGGGATTCGTGGGCTTGAATTTTCTGGTTCTGATCGTGCAATTGCATCTCACGTCAAAAACTTACGAATTAAAATAGAAGAGGACAGCAAAAATCCTCGCTATATTATGACCGTACATGGTAGTGGCTATCGTTTCGGTATAAAATAA
- a CDS encoding murein hydrolase activator EnvC family protein codes for MKKIIISGLSMATLMLMMPTINHADELDTKIQEKNLKIEEIAKDKKTADAYLAKLAKEVATLEAEYNDTLAEKVKSEKKLSDIQKKIVILKDKIEKRTSQLENQARNAQVNAKGTAWIDILINSESIGDAVSKTVAMSQLVSQSNEVIEEQKADQDELSTLETKVSGEVKKVTAKTEELADNKKALAAVKSEQDVKVNEISAALATEKSEKVKFEKQKEEAEKKREEEMKRIAKEQELQAKAAADRAQASAKAEAAEVSRQEAEANNTLGETTDNVQNEEKTPKPESSGWANPLAGGYTITSGFGWRPDPNGVSGNGHDGIDMAGAYGQQIMASRGGKVVESGFHYSAGNHIIIDHGDGYYSYYMHMSSIISGVGQTVSQGQVIGLMGSTGNSTGTHLHFGISTGIWSGFLNPMGFVSL; via the coding sequence ATGAAGAAAATTATTATTTCAGGATTATCAATGGCCACTTTAATGTTAATGATGCCCACAATCAATCATGCAGATGAACTTGATACGAAAATCCAAGAAAAGAATCTTAAAATTGAAGAAATTGCTAAAGATAAAAAAACAGCAGATGCTTACTTAGCTAAATTAGCGAAAGAAGTTGCTACTTTAGAAGCTGAGTACAATGATACATTAGCTGAAAAAGTTAAGTCTGAGAAAAAATTAAGCGATATTCAAAAGAAAATTGTTATCCTAAAAGATAAAATTGAAAAACGTACATCTCAGCTTGAAAATCAAGCTCGTAATGCGCAAGTAAATGCTAAAGGAACTGCTTGGATTGATATTTTGATCAATTCAGAATCTATTGGAGACGCTGTTTCAAAAACAGTTGCAATGTCACAATTAGTTTCTCAAAGTAATGAAGTCATCGAAGAACAAAAAGCTGATCAAGATGAATTGTCAACATTAGAAACAAAAGTTTCTGGTGAAGTTAAAAAAGTGACAGCTAAAACTGAAGAACTGGCTGATAATAAAAAAGCACTTGCAGCTGTTAAAAGTGAACAAGATGTCAAAGTGAATGAGATTTCAGCTGCATTAGCAACTGAAAAATCTGAAAAAGTTAAATTCGAGAAACAAAAAGAAGAAGCTGAGAAAAAACGTGAAGAAGAAATGAAACGAATTGCTAAAGAACAAGAACTTCAAGCAAAAGCTGCTGCTGATCGTGCACAAGCATCAGCGAAAGCAGAGGCTGCAGAAGTTTCACGTCAAGAAGCAGAGGCTAACAATACGCTAGGTGAAACTACTGACAACGTTCAAAATGAAGAAAAAACACCAAAACCTGAATCGTCTGGTTGGGCTAATCCATTAGCTGGTGGTTACACTATTACAAGTGGTTTTGGTTGGAGACCGGATCCAAATGGTGTATCTGGTAACGGGCACGATGGTATTGATATGGCTGGTGCTTATGGTCAACAAATCATGGCGTCACGTGGTGGTAAAGTTGTTGAATCAGGTTTCCATTACTCAGCAGGTAACCACATTATCATTGATCATGGCGATGGGTATTATTCATACTACATGCATATGAGCAGTATTATTTCAGGTGTTGGACAAACAGTTTCTCAAGGCCAAGTTATTGGTTTAATGGGATCAACTGGTAACTCAACAGGAACACACTTGCATTTCGGTATTTCAACTGGAATCTGGAGCGGTTTCTTAAACCCAATGGGATTTGTGTCATTATAA
- a CDS encoding CBS domain-containing protein, with amino-acid sequence MKLTARQEEIIKIVKKEQPISGDKIAASLGLTKPTLRSDLAVLTMTGILDAKPKVGYFFSGSRVEPLLFETVYNQRVKDIMAPAICLPQTTTVADCITNLFMYDVGTLYIVEKDSKQLTGVVSRKDLLRSLLNKGDQTLPVAVIMSRMPNIVRVTPEQTILDVADLLIKSQVDSLPVIESQTSHKVVGKITKTLLTEHFVSEGHKAKGYSE; translated from the coding sequence ATGAAGTTAACGGCACGCCAAGAAGAAATTATCAAAATAGTCAAAAAAGAACAGCCAATCAGTGGAGATAAAATTGCTGCCAGTTTAGGTTTAACAAAACCAACGCTGCGAAGTGACCTAGCAGTTTTGACAATGACAGGTATTTTAGATGCCAAACCAAAAGTTGGGTATTTCTTCTCTGGTAGTCGTGTTGAACCGCTTCTTTTTGAGACAGTTTACAATCAACGTGTCAAAGATATTATGGCGCCAGCTATTTGTTTGCCACAAACAACAACGGTGGCAGATTGTATCACAAATTTATTTATGTACGATGTAGGGACCCTTTATATAGTAGAAAAAGATTCAAAGCAGTTAACAGGTGTTGTTTCAAGAAAAGATTTGTTGCGTAGTTTACTAAACAAAGGTGATCAAACACTGCCGGTAGCGGTCATTATGTCACGTATGCCAAATATTGTAAGGGTTACGCCGGAACAAACAATTTTGGATGTAGCAGATTTGTTAATAAAAAGTCAGGTGGATTCATTGCCCGTTATAGAATCGCAAACCTCTCATAAAGTAGTAGGGAAAATAACTAAGACCTTATTAACAGAACACTTTGTTTCAGAAGGACATAAGGCGAAAGGATATAGTGAATAA
- a CDS encoding acyltransferase, translating to MINGVRNDNLKLLTISQYIAALLVIIIHSGSLNGNPEWDFFIKNIICRLAVPFFMISTAYLYRQKMMNSESYKKKYFKKQLKTHAFWSIIYLPAGVIYLWQQASQWFVYPVALLVGVVYVGTWYHLWYLPALLFGIWFTDWCLRKFGYKITTVLAVICFIMGSAETYSSYIGDSIFGEVYQMYANIFVTTRNGLFFAFVFVLLGFVLSDFRNSKLFTANLPLKFMLSFIILSQEGWYIFQNPGVDKNFLFGLVPTSLFLVTLVLNSKIKIKFPITMLRDQARYLFFLHPLFLETSRYSIERYTGKGFEGWGLFIITFVLTSIISSVIIIIKNKWSHPKEISYPRQVAIQK from the coding sequence ATGATTAATGGTGTAAGAAATGATAATTTAAAATTACTAACAATCAGTCAATACATTGCCGCCTTATTGGTGATTATTATTCATAGTGGCAGTTTAAATGGTAATCCTGAATGGGATTTTTTTATCAAAAATATCATCTGTCGTTTAGCAGTACCTTTCTTTATGATTAGCACCGCGTATTTATATCGCCAAAAGATGATGAATTCAGAATCATATAAGAAGAAATACTTTAAGAAACAGCTGAAAACTCATGCTTTCTGGAGTATTATTTATTTGCCGGCAGGAGTAATATACCTGTGGCAACAAGCCTCTCAATGGTTTGTTTATCCGGTAGCCCTTTTGGTTGGCGTAGTTTACGTGGGGACGTGGTATCATTTGTGGTACCTACCAGCTCTTTTATTCGGTATCTGGTTCACGGACTGGTGTTTACGAAAGTTTGGATATAAGATAACGACTGTTCTGGCAGTTATTTGCTTTATAATGGGTTCAGCAGAAACATACTCATCTTACATAGGTGATAGTATTTTTGGGGAAGTCTATCAAATGTATGCCAATATTTTTGTCACAACAAGAAATGGCTTGTTTTTCGCGTTTGTCTTTGTTCTATTGGGCTTTGTTTTATCAGATTTTAGGAATAGCAAATTGTTCACAGCTAATTTACCTTTGAAGTTTATGCTCAGTTTTATTATTTTGAGTCAAGAAGGCTGGTACATTTTTCAAAACCCAGGAGTGGATAAGAATTTTTTATTCGGCTTAGTACCAACTTCTTTATTTTTGGTAACCTTAGTATTAAATAGTAAGATTAAAATAAAATTTCCAATCACCATGCTTCGTGATCAAGCTCGCTATTTATTTTTCTTACACCCGTTATTTTTGGAAACGAGTCGATATAGTATTGAACGCTATACAGGGAAGGGATTTGAAGGATGGGGTTTATTTATAATAACGTTTGTTTTGACTAGTATCATAAGTTCTGTGATTATAATTATCAAAAATAAATGGTCTCATCCCAAGGAAATCAGTTACCCAAGACAAGTTGCTATACAAAAGTAA
- a CDS encoding NADPH-dependent FMN reductase, producing the protein MTDLNIGIIIGSTREGRVSTQVAEWVKTVADKRGDANYTVIDIADYKLPLLGESGSDASGAGDWSKVVAEQDGFVFVTAEYNHSIPASLKNALDYLREEWNNKAAGIVSYGSVGGARAAEHLRGILGELLVADVRVHPALSLFTDFEGMTEFKPADIQIQSVNEMLDQVIPWSTALKTIR; encoded by the coding sequence ATGACAGACTTAAATATTGGGATTATCATTGGGAGCACTAGAGAAGGACGTGTTAGTACACAGGTAGCTGAATGGGTAAAAACGGTAGCTGATAAGCGTGGAGATGCCAACTATACGGTTATTGATATTGCGGACTACAAGTTACCATTGCTTGGAGAGTCTGGCTCAGATGCCAGTGGGGCTGGTGATTGGAGTAAAGTGGTTGCTGAACAAGATGGTTTTGTTTTTGTAACGGCTGAATATAATCATTCAATTCCCGCTTCGTTAAAAAATGCTTTAGACTATTTGAGAGAAGAGTGGAATAATAAAGCTGCTGGTATCGTTTCTTATGGTTCAGTTGGTGGGGCACGTGCAGCGGAACATTTACGCGGTATTCTAGGTGAGTTATTGGTAGCGGATGTTCGAGTTCATCCAGCGTTATCATTATTTACTGATTTTGAAGGTATGACTGAATTCAAGCCGGCCGATATTCAAATTCAATCAGTTAATGAAATGCTAGATCAAGTTATTCCTTGGTCAACAGCCTTGAAAACAATTAGATAA
- the ppdK gene encoding pyruvate, phosphate dikinase, with protein sequence MTKHVYDFLEGNGEMRDELGGKGANLAEMTKLGLPVPPGFTITTGTCMAYLNDNRLPERLKEEVDAAIKTLESKLNKTFGSQDNCLLVSVRSGSKFSMPGMMDTILNLGLNDQSVVGFAKLTGDEHFAYDCYRRLLQMFGDVVYSIPKQRFELKIKAMEESAGVLVDQFSIEQLKELIVEFKAVYQKEGKEFPQSAREQLDVAIEAVFRSWNNPRAFTYRNLQNIDHDLGTAVNIQAMVFGNSGENSGTGVVFSRNPSTGESGFFGEYLINAQGEDVVAGIRTPEKISTLEDAMPEVYQELSGLITTLENHYHDMQDIEFTIEHNKLYMLQTRNGKRTDKAAIRIAVEMVEEGLLTKEEALLKIQPSMIETLLHAVFSEAGLKDGEAFSKGLGASPGASIGRVCFDAVKAAELHQSGEPVVLMRNETSPEDIEGMIISEAIVTNHGGMTSHAAVVARGMGICCVTGCEQLAIDEEARTVTVNDVMIEEGTMISVDGTSGVIYLGELEKVLAEEDHNIKTLLTWADEVANLQVYGNAETARDLAVAMDFNAQGIGLARTEHMFFGKERIKEMRKVILAEQDDEKREALNKLLAYQKADFEEMYAISQDKPMVIRLLDPPLHEFLPTNINEIEEIAKELKMNASRLNKQIKGLHETNPMLGHRGCRLGITFPEIYEMQAQAIIESAITLRQKGIAIVPHIMIPLVSEQGEAAMIRPKLIAVIEEKLAAANIQFEYQIGTMIELPRACLTADKVAESVDFFSFGTNDLTQMTYGFSRDDAGKFLGHYLTDGIMAHDPFTQVDEDGVGVLMDMAVKKGRQTKPDLRIGVCGEVGGSPESISFFEKIGLDYVSCSPYRVPVARLAVAQSALNKTHIAQ encoded by the coding sequence ATGACTAAGCATGTATATGATTTTTTAGAAGGTAACGGAGAGATGAGAGATGAGCTAGGCGGCAAAGGTGCCAACCTAGCAGAAATGACAAAATTAGGATTACCAGTTCCGCCAGGATTTACGATTACGACAGGAACATGTATGGCCTATTTGAATGACAATCGGTTACCTGAAAGGTTAAAGGAAGAAGTAGACGCTGCAATTAAAACATTAGAATCTAAATTGAATAAGACGTTTGGCTCACAAGATAATTGTTTATTAGTGTCTGTTCGTAGTGGCTCTAAATTTTCAATGCCGGGAATGATGGACACCATTTTAAACTTAGGCTTGAATGATCAATCAGTGGTTGGATTTGCGAAATTAACAGGTGATGAACACTTTGCATACGATTGTTATCGCCGTCTTCTACAAATGTTTGGAGATGTTGTTTACAGTATTCCTAAACAACGCTTCGAGCTGAAAATCAAAGCAATGGAGGAATCAGCAGGTGTTCTAGTTGATCAATTTAGCATTGAGCAATTAAAAGAATTAATTGTTGAATTTAAAGCGGTTTATCAAAAAGAAGGAAAAGAATTCCCGCAATCAGCAAGAGAACAGTTAGATGTTGCGATAGAGGCGGTCTTTAGATCTTGGAACAATCCGCGTGCCTTTACATATAGAAACTTACAAAATATTGACCATGATTTAGGTACGGCGGTTAATATTCAAGCGATGGTCTTTGGTAACAGTGGAGAAAATAGTGGGACGGGAGTTGTCTTTTCACGTAATCCTTCAACTGGAGAATCAGGATTTTTCGGAGAGTATTTAATTAATGCGCAAGGTGAAGATGTTGTTGCGGGTATTCGTACGCCTGAAAAAATTTCGACACTAGAAGATGCCATGCCAGAAGTTTATCAAGAATTATCAGGCTTAATTACAACGTTGGAGAATCATTACCATGACATGCAAGATATTGAATTTACAATCGAGCATAATAAACTATATATGCTTCAAACTCGAAACGGTAAGCGGACAGACAAAGCTGCTATTAGAATCGCAGTTGAAATGGTAGAGGAAGGCTTGTTAACGAAAGAAGAAGCGTTGTTAAAAATTCAACCAAGTATGATTGAAACACTATTACATGCAGTGTTTTCTGAGGCTGGGTTAAAAGATGGAGAAGCCTTTTCTAAAGGTTTAGGCGCAAGTCCAGGCGCATCAATAGGGCGTGTTTGTTTCGATGCTGTTAAAGCTGCCGAATTACATCAATCTGGCGAACCAGTTGTCTTAATGCGAAATGAAACGTCACCAGAAGATATCGAAGGGATGATTATCAGTGAAGCAATTGTCACAAACCATGGTGGAATGACATCTCATGCGGCGGTTGTTGCACGAGGAATGGGGATTTGTTGTGTGACAGGTTGTGAACAATTAGCGATTGATGAAGAAGCTAGGACTGTAACCGTTAACGATGTGATGATTGAGGAAGGGACAATGATTTCTGTAGATGGAACATCAGGTGTCATTTATTTAGGAGAGCTAGAAAAAGTCTTAGCAGAAGAAGATCATAATATTAAAACGTTACTAACTTGGGCCGATGAGGTAGCAAACTTACAGGTATATGGTAATGCCGAAACAGCGCGTGATTTAGCAGTTGCAATGGATTTTAATGCACAGGGAATTGGCTTAGCAAGAACAGAGCACATGTTTTTCGGTAAAGAGCGTATTAAAGAAATGCGTAAAGTGATTTTAGCAGAGCAAGACGATGAAAAACGCGAAGCTTTAAATAAATTACTGGCATATCAAAAAGCGGACTTCGAAGAGATGTATGCTATCAGTCAAGATAAACCAATGGTCATTCGCTTACTGGATCCACCCTTACACGAATTCTTACCAACAAATATAAATGAAATAGAAGAAATTGCTAAAGAATTAAAAATGAACGCTTCTCGTTTAAACAAACAAATTAAAGGATTACATGAAACGAACCCAATGCTCGGTCATCGTGGTTGTCGTTTAGGCATTACATTCCCAGAAATTTACGAAATGCAAGCTCAAGCAATCATTGAGAGCGCAATTACCTTGCGCCAAAAAGGCATTGCAATTGTGCCACATATCATGATCCCGTTAGTATCGGAGCAAGGGGAAGCGGCGATGATTCGTCCTAAATTAATTGCTGTAATTGAAGAAAAATTAGCAGCGGCTAATATTCAGTTTGAGTATCAAATTGGAACGATGATTGAATTACCAAGAGCTTGTTTAACAGCAGATAAAGTAGCTGAATCCGTAGATTTCTTCAGTTTTGGAACCAATGATTTAACGCAAATGACTTATGGTTTTTCAAGAGATGATGCAGGTAAATTCTTAGGGCACTACCTAACAGATGGGATTATGGCTCACGATCCATTTACACAAGTCGATGAAGACGGTGTTGGCGTCTTAATGGATATGGCAGTCAAAAAAGGCCGTCAAACGAAACCGGATTTACGTATAGGTGTGTGTGGTGAGGTCGGTGGGTCGCCAGAATCAATTAGTTTCTTTGAAAAAATTGGTTTAGATTATGTATCATGCTCACCTTATCGCGTGCCAGTTGCTCGTTTAGCGGTAGCGCAATCAGCCCTAAATAAAACACATATTGCTCAATAA
- a CDS encoding nicotinamide mononucleotide transporter: MKTIGFIIMLIFGISGLLVGFSIKNMADLLLVVMCICLFLLGLMMWRKRTFGALTKTSAIIMAIASVLLFSAVLPDANELDSKPHKETAVKDKLTKEKSKEETIEFETEETVEKIEETELTESEETFADEIPQTLPEMVVLVGNANSHVYHAPDCEGVINIKEKNRVYLSSVEEAEKLGMTPAGDCQPAEFN, from the coding sequence ATGAAAACAATTGGATTTATTATTATGCTTATTTTTGGAATTTCGGGACTATTAGTCGGCTTCTCTATTAAAAATATGGCCGATCTTCTTTTAGTTGTCATGTGTATTTGTTTATTTTTATTAGGTTTAATGATGTGGCGTAAAAGAACCTTTGGCGCCTTAACGAAAACATCAGCTATTATTATGGCAATCGCATCGGTCTTATTATTTAGTGCGGTCTTACCAGACGCCAACGAATTAGACAGTAAGCCCCATAAAGAAACAGCTGTTAAGGATAAGCTTACGAAGGAAAAAAGTAAAGAAGAGACAATAGAGTTTGAAACCGAGGAAACTGTCGAAAAGATTGAAGAAACAGAATTGACGGAAAGTGAAGAAACATTTGCAGATGAAATTCCCCAAACGTTACCTGAAATGGTGGTTCTTGTTGGAAATGCAAATTCCCATGTTTATCACGCACCTGATTGTGAAGGTGTGATAAACATTAAAGAGAAAAATAGAGTGTATCTGTCTTCGGTTGAAGAAGCGGAAAAATTAGGTATGACACCAGCAGGAGACTGTCAACCAGCAGAATTTAATTAA